The Podospora pseudocomata strain CBS 415.72m chromosome 3, whole genome shotgun sequence genome window below encodes:
- a CDS encoding hypothetical protein (EggNog:ENOG503PBW9; COG:A) — MESSPIYNFSSVAEFARIHKAGTEHEFLQDARLIDEINGQDLKFDAWLITRIRQTIKRSEYLLLVQPGSNGESKMPSQGGGGKVRIAFADGTFSGYWDVARIENPVAILGSSSSPLAKLPAYKVTVPTAQHHEVLDKPIIDSTGSSSSSAATSPKRLSPAASSSTISPIASSVGNSSGLRCDSHDHKIVADQNDLASQLNPTNVVKVNFHLFASESTKDSEIGALESLHGRYQNATDRQLDAFNYFVTLTNPAFRVNLHDKLPHMKKALDRPGWFETPLGKRFQMLNQQQKEAYLHGFDHLPCGICVLPGGPGAGKTHFNLFTIAMAQSEPMVRFGKRPNESAKVLFIVDMNSPVDDVANRMVRLYQDLGMKKSIIRMKGWGFEVNRSSKLNQAEDAAAGGISNADFTNQFLATVKEMTTGQNSETSCRAPSLDEAAWERYEAHKDTEYEPIKKYMEEELFGEEECLVVPLRFRNLVYDLYRDTLADADFIATTPVAASNHFKGMFKPDLVFFDESPHARELCNLVAIANFNPVAWIFCGDHRQTVPYVGSAGSGSQNPYARQMQISMMERAARAGVIRHELLINHRAYGSLHRLASGLWYNGRMVSGTAKTENRPLVHVRNYLSRLIGNKPCGVPRLIVHLKGSVGEKTEGTSCWNPSHAAWVMTRVKELLADQHFRKPDSVEPGTVLIISPYRAAFQRYKKELRTLPQWAQKRVEARTVDVSQGHEADFVFLDLSKERSTDFLDDPNRLCVALTRARLGEIILMSGDMPYSEHFKHRSEHLRRMYAACMDRSPSATSENGDGNDLCSGNGQVVWLHAEIPDNEDWSTPLSDDWPTMAYDDLDEIDQSALLHRKATEALAAQHKRNEEFYRRSTTRKINQEAYDWLMCRDADGDSEKEFSPENEVLREKYVQRKDIVQEKECIEEKQVEEEVSTEKENSVDQNDHVIMKECGQGKSCVEERECTVEEGFVIKNEMSSQPGGGGGLALLACLVGNLGKSQADQ; from the exons ATGGAGTCCTCTCCCATTTATAATTTCAGCTCTGTCGCCGAATTTGCGCGCATTCACAAGGCTGGAACGGAGCATGAGTTCCTTCAAGATGCGCGGTTGATCGATGAGATCAATGGGCAGGACCTCAAGTTCGATGCTTG GCTCATTACTCGTATTCGGCAAACCATAAAGCGCAGCGAATACCTCCTTCTCGTTCAGCCAGGCTCCAACGGCGAAAGCAAGATGCCGTCccaaggtggaggtggcaaAGTGAGAATCGCCTTTGCGGATGGTACTTTCAGTGGATACTGGGATGTGGCTCGCATTGAGAATCCAGTTGCCATTCTGGGATCGAGCAGCTCGCCGCTGGCAAAGCTTCCCGCATACAAAGTAACCGTTCCGACTGCACAGCATCATGAGGTCTTGGACAAACCCATTATCGACTCTACTGGGTCATCCTCCAGTTCGGCGGCCACTAGTCCCAAGCGTCTCTccccagcagcctcctcatcaaccattTCACCCATCGCCTCCTCGGTTGGGAACTCTTCTGGTTTGCGTTGCGATTCTCACGATCACAAGATTGTCGCAGACCAAAATGATCTGGCCTCTCAACTGAACCCAACCAACGTCGTCAAGGTCAATTTCCATCTCTTCGCCTCGGAATCAACCAAAGATTCTGAAATTGGAGCGTTAGAGTCTCTCCACGGTCGTTACCAGAACGCGACGGATCGACAACTGGACGCATTCAACTACTTTGTCACCTTGACAAACCCTGCTTTCCGTGTCAACCTTCACGACAAACTGCCACACATGAAGAAGGCTCTTGACCGGCCTGGCTGGTTTGAGACGCCCCTCGGCAAGAGGTTTCAGATGCTAAACCAACAGCAGAAGGAGGCTTATCTTCACGGCTTTGACCATCTACCATGCGGTATTTGTGTTCTCCCAGGGGGGCCTGGTGCGGGTAAGACGCACTTCAATCTGTTCACTATCGCCATGGCTCAATCTGAGCCCATGGTACGATTTGGGAAGCGTCCGAATGAGTCGGCAAAGGTTTTGTTCATCGTCGATATGAACAGTCCTGTCGACGATGTTGCGAACCGAATGGTCCGCCTGTACCAAGATCTGGGCATGAAGAAGTCGATCATTCGGAtgaagggttggggttttgaGGTGAACCGGAGCTCTAAGCTGAACCAAGCGGAGGACGCCGCGGCGGGCGGAATTTCCAATGCCGACTTCACCAACCAATTCCTTGCGACTGTCAAAGAGATGACCACTGGGCAAAATTCCGAGACCAGTTGCAGAGCCCCGAGTCTCGACGAAGCGGCTTGGGAGCGTTATGAAGCACACAAGGATACGGAGTATGAGCCGATCAAGAAGTACATGGAAGAAGAGTTGTTCGGTGAGGAGGAATGCCTCGTGGTCCCCCTCCGTTTTCGCAATTTAGTATACGATCTGTACCGAGACACCCTAGCCGACGCCGACTTTATTGCGACAACCCCTGTGGCTGCGTCTAATCATTTTAAGGGCATGTTCAAGCCCGACTTGGTGTTCTTTGATGAGTCGCCCCATGCCCGAGAGCTGTGCAACTTGGTGGCAATTGCAAACTTCAACCCGGTCGCCTGGATATTTTGCGGCGATCATCGGCAAACTGTACCTTACGTCGGTTCTGCGGGCTCCGGTTCTCAGAATCCCTACGCGCGACAAATGCAAATTTCGATGATGGAACGCGCGGCCAGGGCCGGGGTGATTCGTCATGAACTCTTGATCAATCACCGTGCCTATGGCAGCCTTCATCGGTTGGCATCCGGTCTTTGGTACAATGGACGCATGGTCTCGGGAACAGCAAAAACAGAAAACCGACCGCTCGTTCATGTCCGCAACTATCTGAGCCGGCTCATTGGCAATAAGCCGTGCGGAGTACCGAGACTCATTGTTCATTTGAAAGGATCTGTCGGAGAAAAGACGGAGGGAACATCATGCTGGAATCCTAGCCACGCGGCTTGGGTGATGACTCGTGTCAAGGAGTTGCTGGCTGATCAACATTTTCGCAAGCCGGACAGTGTGGAGCCCGGCACCGTCCTCATAATATCGCCATACAGAGCTGCCTTCCAGCGGTATAAGAAGGAGCTCAGGACACTCCCTCAATGGGCCCAGAAGCGGGTGGAAGCTCGTACAGTCGATGTCTCGCAAGGCCACGAGGCTGATTTTGTGTTTTTGGATCTCTCGAAGGAGAGATCTACTGATTTTCTTGACGACCCTAATAGGTTGTGCGTGGCTCTAACCAGAGCGCGTTTAGGGGAGATAATCCTGATGTCTGGAGATATGCCGTATTCCGAGCATTTCAAGCACCGAAGTGAGCATCTTCGCCGGATGTACGCTGCCTGCATGGACCGCTCACCATCCGCTACCAGTGagaatggggatgggaacgATCTTTGCAGCGGGAATGGACAGGTTGTTTGGCTGCATGCCGAAATCCCCGACAATGAGGATTGGTCTACCCCGTTGTCTGACGACTGGCCCACGATGGCGTATGACGACCTGGACGAGATCGATCAGTCGGCTCTGTTGCACCGCAAAGCTACCGAGGCCTTGGCCGCTCAGCACAAGAGAAACGAGGAGTTTTACCGCAGATCCACCACTCGAAAGATCAATCAAGAGGCATATGATTGGCTGATGTGTCGCGATGCGGATGGCGATAGTGAAAAGGAGTTTTCTCCCGAGAACGAGGTATTGAGGGAGAAGTATGTTCAGAGGAAGGATATTGTTCAGGAGAAGGAATGCattgaggagaagcaggttgaggaggaggtgtctACTGAGAAGGAGAACTCTGTCGATCAGAACGACCATGTCATTATGAAAGAGTGTGGGCAGGGAAAGAGCTGTGTTGAGGAAAGAGAGTGCaccgtggaggaggggtttgttATAAAGAACGAGATGAGCTCACAacctggtggtggtgggggtttggcgttgttggcctGCCTTGTTGGGAATCTGGGTAAATCGCAGGCTGATCAATAG
- a CDS encoding hypothetical protein (EggNog:ENOG503PNM1), whose protein sequence is MRLQPANEGQLLIGVVVGLSCPRRCGVVRGCRRDEVGHTAQCRSGERECQVFNWPNLAGLHLQPGLPNHDSHACRLRRHHGPEAVCPSASSQQAHLIHLGAGVVLGCRCRTCDEHVPSQEPLVHFPVGFPGSQTPSSIINTSWHHSNIATHLHSMGYFVGITSTGFVGTDELSAVTSFQPCHIFGDQMLIGTGIRAGFYLLYIAAILAVLFGVDKQFRLWHGAWGILALSLFLSMFLNVVDYNLIIIDYAILIQLVLWYPVYFVFTVLFRQALVVDGRRGAKTDTEYRERLQRCRQSAVTELDVARARAYSDVLKAFALHAAAEEADADHDAAQEALVHAVQHYVSHWHEQIEVPAEDGSQLGNNTDGGAVTTVYNTELIEEIAAAPTRADIDKLRDLYVAALVHSHHSVAEARAAEHEVALIASEELVIKRRARRPKNAFRHFLLTTSYKDQLTAAIGLLIWSMYMFGTAALNWPLLRNGNKQGGACDNVPTVYFVLASKKPFADAGFATFLRVWTVGVCIVAVITTAVALFILFVSFFGPAALGLRQKERKRKGKKSVESGQGEYVYDVRSSPGYSCKARGRHTQEILSCIHQTQSRTIRHRYQSRTTSPIQFTLWNIPWAVLLAVLLLVTIVCAELTINRQGPNNNMPLDFARPPLRETSEILGFLIGLYSLVLTLLSVIGAFVAAILRKRRRGNQHDERHIHYYRREKGGQAGRSEQPALVD, encoded by the exons ATGCGACTGCAGCCCGCCAACGAGGGGCAGCTCCTGATTGGAGTCGTCGTGGGTCTGAGTTGTCCAAGGCggtgtggtgttgttcgTGGCTGCAGaagggatgaggttgggcaCACTGCCCAATGCCGATCGGGCGAGAGGGAGTGCCAAGTCTTCAATTGGCCCAACCTCGCGGGGCTGCATCTACAACCTGGACTGCCCAATCACGACTCTCACGCCTGCCGCTTGCGCCGCCATCACGGGCCCGAGGCCGTCTGCCCTTCAGCTTCGTCACAGCAAGCCCACCTCATCCATCTCGGAGCCGGGGTCGTATTGGGCTGCAGATGTCGCACATGC GATGAGCATGTCCCCTCTCAGGAGCCCCTCGTCCATTTCCCTGTGGGTTTCCCTGGAAGTCAAACTCCATCCTCTATCATCAACACATCCTGGCACCACAGCAACATCGCCACTCACTTGCACTCGATGGGCTACTTCGTGGgcatcaccagcaccggcTTCGTGGGGACCGACGAGCTGAGTGCGGTGACCTCTTTTCAACCATGTCATATCTTTGGTGATCAGATGCTCATCGGCACGGGAATTCGTGCTGGATTCTACTTGCTTTATATCGCTGCCATTCTTGCCGTCCTGTTTGGCGTTGACAAGCAATTCCGTTTATGGCACGGCGCATGGGGTATTCTGGCCCTGTCCCTCTTTCTGTCCATGTTCCTCAACGTTGTGGACTACAATTTGATTATCATTGACTACGCCATCTTGATCCAGCTCGTGCTCTGGTATCCAGTCTACTTCGTCTTCACTGTTCTCTTCCGACAGGcattggtggttgatgggaggCGGGGAGCCAAGACCGACACAGAATATCGAGAGCGTCTTCAGCGTTGTCGACAGTCAGCAGTGACAGAGCTGGATGTGGCACGAGCACGAGCCTATTCCGATGTTTTGAAAGCATTTGCTCTACatgcggcggcggaggaagCAGACGCAGATCATGACGCTGCACAAGAAGCCCTTGTTCATGCGGTACAGCACTACGTCTCCCACTGGCATGAGCAGATCGAGGTCCCGGCCGAGGACGGCTCTCAGCTGGGGAACAACACCGACGGAGGGGCCGTGACAACAGTCTACAACACTGAGTTGATCGAGGAAATTGCAGCCGCTCCCACCCGCGCCGATATTGACAAGCTCCGGGATCTCTACGTTGCGGCATTGGTCCATTCCCACCACTCCGTGGCCGAAGCCCGAGCCGCTGAGCATGAGGTTGCCCTCATTGCGTCTGAAGAACTCGTCATCAAGCGCCGAGCACGACGACCCAAGAATGCCTTCCGGCATTTCTTGCTGACAACCAGTTACAAAGACCAGCTGACGGCTGCCATTGGGCTCTTGATCTGGTCGATGTACATGTTTGGGACGGCGGCACTGAACTGGCCACTTCTCCGCAATGGCAACAAGCAAGGTGGCGCCTGTGACAATGTTCCAACCGTTTACTTTGTCCTGGCGTCGAAGAAGCCTTTCGCAGATGCAGGGTTTGCCACCTTTCTTCGGGTCTGGACCGTCGGAGTTTGCATCGTCGCTGTCATCACCACGGCCGTTGCCCTGTTTATCTTGTTTGTCAGCTTTTTTGGCCCCGCTGCACTTGGTCTACgccagaaggagaggaagaggaagggcaAGAAGTCAGTCGAATCAGGTCAAGGGGAGTACGTCTATGATGTCCGGAGCTCACCAGGCTACTCTTGCAAAGCTCGTGGTCGACACACGCAGGAGATCCTTTCCTGCATTCACCAGACTCAGTCCCGAACAATCAGACATCGATACCAAAGCAGAACAACCTCGCCAATTCAGTTCACCCTGTGGAATATCCCCTGGGCCGTTTTGCTAgctgtgctgttgttggtcaCGATCGTCTGTGCCGAGCTGACCATCAACAGGCAAggccccaacaacaacatgccGTTGGATTTTGCTCGGCCGCCTCTTCGCGAGACTTCGGAGATCCTTGGCTTCTTGATTGGGTTGTATTCTCTGGTGTTGACGCTACTCAGTGTGATCGGGGCGTTTGTTGCGGCCATCCTTCGCAAGCGTCGCCGAGGCAATCAGCATGACGAGCGGCATATCCACTACTATCGACGTGAGAAGGGGGGTCAAGCAGGGAGGTCCGAACAGCCGGCATTGGTggattga